A single window of Ovis canadensis isolate MfBH-ARS-UI-01 breed Bighorn chromosome 15, ARS-UI_OviCan_v2, whole genome shotgun sequence DNA harbors:
- the GVQW3 gene encoding protein GVQW3 isoform X1, with the protein MSDRYLEQRISIKFCVKLNKSASETHHLLKEAYGDEVMSRARVFDWHKRFKKGREDIRDDARSGRPVTHRTDENIKKVKDLVCSNRQLTVRMMAEELNLDKETVRLILKENLNMRKVSAKVISGILKDEPKPRKLDFCSDLSKETRKNSSCVKKKTSQVLNTS; encoded by the coding sequence ATGAGTGACCGATACCTAGAACAAAGGATTAGTATCAAATTTTGCGTGAAACTGAACAAGTCTGCAAGTGAGACTCACCATCTTTTAAAAGAAGCTTACGGGGATGAAGTCATGTCAAGGGCCAGAGTTTTCGACTGGCACAAAAGGTTTAAAAAAGGACGCGAAGACATTCGAGATGATGCCAGAAGTGGTCGTCCTGTCACCCACCGGACGgatgaaaatattaagaaagtcAAGGACTTGGTCTGTTCGAATAGGCAGTTAACCGTGAGGATGATGGCCGAAGAGTTAAATTTAGATAAAGAAACTGTTAGGCTCATTCTGAAAGAAAACTTGAATATGAGGAAAGTATCTGCAAAAGTTATATCGGGTATTTTGAAGGATGAACCTAAACCTCGGAAACTTGACTTTTGCTCTGATCTTTCAAAGGAAACTAGGAAAAACAGCTCATGTGTGAAGAAAAAG